One stretch of Brevibacillus laterosporus DNA includes these proteins:
- a CDS encoding PASTA domain-containing protein gives MTTKKRMNMRILLVGMGILLGFLLLVSRLWWVQVVEAGWIMEKGEGQWNRNTTLIPKRGSILDRNGRLLAFEGRAYKVEAQVRPKVLANGQNDTKDYVKDPVMTAQKLSTVINEPQAKILERLTKNPNAIWVELGPEAAKLTLEQKEKIIAMQYPLDEKGVKSPQNLLPGIKISETTNRFYPKGKFASHVLGFLDNEGKPVMGIERQFKNELKGEEGVLKTVKDALGYQLPDGETEFKAAKDGQNVKLTLDDQVQDYVEEALDKTDAAFHPKGMTVIVADPNTGEILAMANRPQHDPNNYRNIVNYMNFGVSYTFEPGSTFKIITLAASIQEGVFHSNWTFKSGNYKAWKSGPAIYDHNRSGWGSITYLNGVQRSSNVLFAMLGNEKLGQAKLEHYFKAFGFGKETKIQLPGEEVGNLTNVEKPNKFSPRDLAVTPIGQGVTVTPIQQVMAVAAIANGGKLMQPLIVKERTDPRTGQVLERYQPKEVSRPISEETARETRKILQTVIDGDIKSGATGRAFKLENFSVAGKTGTAQKYNERGKIIDNKYIYSFIGFAPVENPRLVVYIVVDDPGGGVEYSQVSRIVIAPMFQAIMEKSLQYLQEKPDRSTLAAQAAVVEEKQLPESTVPQLTGIPLTEAKERAKQAGFKVEVVGEGTNVINQIPAPYEKVGSTTTLLLASDGKASMKMPNFKGKSLREVLEYGNLLSIAVNATGSGYVVEQNVEAGAILTGKETIQVKLSPAYVSVDK, from the coding sequence GTGACAACAAAAAAGCGAATGAACATGCGTATTTTACTTGTGGGAATGGGGATTTTGCTCGGATTTTTACTTTTGGTATCGCGTTTGTGGTGGGTACAGGTGGTAGAGGCTGGATGGATTATGGAAAAGGGAGAGGGCCAATGGAATCGCAATACGACCTTAATTCCTAAACGTGGGAGTATTCTAGATCGAAATGGTAGACTACTTGCTTTCGAGGGGCGGGCTTATAAAGTGGAAGCACAGGTGCGCCCAAAGGTCTTGGCAAATGGTCAAAATGACACGAAGGATTATGTGAAAGATCCAGTTATGACAGCACAGAAACTATCTACGGTCATAAATGAGCCACAGGCCAAAATATTAGAGCGTCTGACCAAAAATCCAAATGCAATATGGGTTGAACTAGGTCCTGAAGCTGCAAAATTAACCTTGGAGCAAAAGGAAAAAATTATAGCCATGCAGTACCCGCTAGATGAAAAAGGGGTAAAATCCCCGCAAAATCTATTGCCTGGAATTAAAATTTCGGAAACAACCAATCGCTTTTATCCTAAAGGGAAATTTGCCTCTCATGTATTGGGTTTTTTGGATAATGAGGGAAAACCTGTGATGGGGATTGAACGACAATTTAAGAACGAATTAAAAGGGGAAGAGGGCGTCCTGAAGACCGTGAAGGATGCTCTGGGTTATCAGTTGCCAGATGGGGAGACTGAGTTTAAAGCAGCTAAGGATGGCCAAAATGTAAAGCTAACCCTTGACGATCAGGTACAAGATTACGTAGAAGAGGCGTTAGACAAAACAGATGCGGCGTTCCATCCAAAAGGTATGACAGTTATCGTAGCTGATCCTAATACAGGTGAAATCCTCGCGATGGCCAATCGTCCGCAGCATGATCCAAACAATTACCGTAATATCGTTAATTATATGAATTTTGGTGTGAGTTATACGTTTGAACCCGGTTCAACGTTTAAGATCATTACGCTCGCAGCTTCTATTCAAGAAGGGGTATTTCATTCGAATTGGACATTTAAATCAGGAAATTACAAGGCTTGGAAGTCAGGACCAGCTATTTACGATCATAATCGTAGTGGATGGGGATCTATTACATATTTAAATGGTGTACAGCGTTCAAGTAACGTTCTGTTTGCTATGTTAGGTAATGAGAAGCTAGGACAAGCTAAGCTAGAGCATTATTTCAAAGCGTTCGGATTTGGAAAAGAGACGAAAATACAACTACCCGGTGAAGAAGTAGGAAACTTAACAAACGTTGAAAAACCAAATAAATTTTCTCCGCGTGACTTGGCTGTCACACCAATTGGACAAGGGGTAACCGTAACGCCAATTCAGCAGGTCATGGCTGTAGCTGCTATTGCAAATGGTGGTAAGTTGATGCAACCGCTCATTGTAAAGGAGCGTACAGACCCACGTACAGGTCAGGTGCTAGAACGCTATCAGCCTAAAGAAGTTTCGCGTCCCATCTCAGAAGAAACGGCACGTGAAACTCGCAAAATTTTGCAAACGGTCATTGATGGCGATATAAAATCAGGAGCGACAGGACGAGCTTTTAAATTGGAGAATTTTAGTGTAGCTGGTAAAACAGGTACGGCACAGAAGTATAATGAGCGAGGGAAAATTATTGATAATAAATATATTTACTCCTTTATTGGATTTGCTCCCGTAGAAAATCCGAGGTTGGTTGTCTATATTGTAGTTGATGATCCAGGCGGTGGAGTAGAATATTCACAAGTTAGCCGAATAGTTATCGCACCAATGTTTCAAGCGATTATGGAAAAAAGCTTGCAATATTTGCAAGAGAAGCCTGACCGAAGTACCTTGGCTGCACAAGCCGCTGTGGTGGAAGAGAAGCAGTTACCAGAGTCAACTGTACCACAACTAACAGGCATCCCTTTAACGGAAGCGAAGGAACGGGCAAAGCAGGCAGGTTTTAAGGTAGAAGTGGTTGGTGAGGGGACCAATGTCATTAATCAAATCCCGGCTCCCTATGAAAAAGTAGGGAGCACCACGACCTTACTTCTTGCCTCAGATGGTAAAGCCTCAATGAAAATGCCTAATTTTAAAGGGAAATCATTGCGAGAAGTGCTGGAGTATGGTAATTTGCTGAGCATTGCAGTAAATGCAACAGGTAGCGGATATGTAGTTGAACAAAATGTAGAAGCAGGTGCCATACTGACGGGTAAAGAGACCATTCAAGTAAAGCTTTCCCCTGCGTATGTATCTGTAGACAAGTAG